A region from the Salvia splendens isolate huo1 chromosome 15, SspV2, whole genome shotgun sequence genome encodes:
- the LOC121769469 gene encoding pentatricopeptide repeat-containing protein At1g56690, mitochondrial-like isoform X2: protein MATVVVLKPLINIATASSKLDTIPFLFLNLRSFCCSSAAEAHIRKCFRIKYRGYCSCTDMATASQITYYVRLGEIEMARKLFDRTPQKTIASWNSIISGYFQYCQPNEAQCLFDAMPEKNTVSWNGLISGYIKNRMVKKAREVFDLMPERERNVITWTAMVRGYVEEGLVSEAEALFWRMPMKNVISWTVMLNGLIREGRIDEAKIIYDLMPVKDVVAKTTMIGGLCSKGQLDEAREIFDCMKQKNVVSWTTMISGYVQNGKADIARKLFEVMPERNEVTWTAMLMGYVQCARTEDAWELFKAMPIKSVVACNAMVIGLGENGEVSRARKVFDLMREKDNGTWEAMIKIYERKGFELEALSLFRLMQSEGVKSHFPSLISILSVCATLATLDHGKQIHAQVLRSKFDDDVYLSSTLMTMYMKCGDVVKAKVIFDRSSCKDIVMWNSLITGYAQHGLGDEALQVFREMYSSGIHADDITFIGVLSGCSYSGKVKEGKEIFDSMKSKYKIEPTTAHYACMVDMLGRAGQLNEAYNLINEMTVEADAIVWGSLMGACRNHMNSDLAEVAAKKLVQLEPKNAGPFVLLSNIYASKGRWGDVATLRKKMKCRKVSKSPGCSWIEVDKEVHMFTGGQSTPHPEHMLIIRTWEKLSGMLREAGYSPDGAFSLHDVEEEEKAQNLTHHSEKLAVVFGLVKLPEGVPIRVMKNLRVCGDCHTAIKLISKITGREIILRDANRFHHFKDGLCSCNDYW from the exons ATGGCGACTGTTGTGGTGCTTAAGCCGCTGATCAACATTGCAACTGCTTCGTCTAAACTCGACACAATTCCCTTTCTCTTCTTAAACCTCCGATCCTTTTGTTGCTCCTCTGCCGCCGAAGCACATATCAGAAAG TGCTTCAGAATTAAATACAGAGGATATTGTTCTTGCACTGACATGGCAACTGCTTCTCAAATCACTTATTATGTCCGTCTGGGTGAAATTGAAATGGCACGAAAGTTGTTTGATCGAACTCCACAAAAAACTATTGCCTCATGGAACTCTATAATATCTGGCTACTTTCAGTACTGCCAGCCGAATGAAGCACAATGCTTGTTTGATGCAATGCCAGAAAAGAATACAGTTTCTTGGAATGGCTTGATTTCTGGGTACATTAAGAATAGGATGGTAAAGAAAGCTAGAGAAGTATTTGATCTAATGCCTGAAAGAGAAAGAAATGTCATAACCTGGACTGCCATGGTTAGGGGGTATGTGGAAGAAGGTTTGGTTTCGGAGGCGGAGGCATTATTTTGGCGGATGCCAATGAAGAATGTTATATCGTGGACAGTAATGTTGAATGGGCTGATCCGTGAAGGCAGgattgatgaggctaaaataATTTATGATCTGATGCCTGTGAAGGATGTTGTCGCCAAAACTACTATGATAGGAGGGCTATGCTCAAAAGGTCAGTTGGATGAGGCACGGGAGATATTTGATTGCATGAAGCAGAAAAATGTAGTTTCTTGGACAACGATGATTTCAGGATATGTACAGAATGGGAAGGCAGATATCGCTAGGAAACTCTTTGAGGTCATGCCTGAAAGAAATGAGGTAACTTGGACGGCAATGCTTATGGGCTACGTTCAATGTGCGAGGACTGAGGATGCCTGGGAGCTTTTCAAGGCTATGCCAATCAAATCAGTTGTTGCTTGCAATGCAATGGTTATTGGGTTGGGAGAGAATGGGGAAGTTTCTAGAGCAAGGAAAGTTTTTGACCTGATGAGGGAAAAGGATAATGGGACCTGGGAGGCTATGATTAAGATTTATGAGCGGAAAGGATTTGAATTAGAAGCACTTAGTCTTTTTCGTCTGATGCAGAGCGAGGGAGTCAAGTCACATTTCCCATCACTAATCAGTATTCTTTCAGTTTGTGCCACTCTTGCCACTCTAGATCATGGTAAACAGATACATGCCCAAGTATTGAGGTCCAAGTTTGATGATGATGTATATTTGTCATCTACTTTGATGACTATGTATATGAAATGTGGTGATGTTGTCAAGGCGAAAGTAATATTTGATAGATCTTCTTGCAAGGATATAGTGATGTGGAACTCTCTTATTACAGGTTATGCCCAACATGGTTTAGGAGATGAGGCGCTACAAGTGTTCAGAGAAATGTATTCATCAGGTATCCATGCAGATGATATAACATTCATCGGAGTTCTATCTGGTTGCAGTTACAGTGGAAAAGTGAAGGAAGGGAAGGAAATATTTGATTCCATGAAGTCAAAATATAAGATTGAGCCAACCACTGCGCACTATGCTTGCATGGTTGATATGCTTGGGCGAGCTGGCCAACTGAATGAGGCTTAtaatttgataaatgaaatgaCTGTAGAGGCAGATGCCATTGTTTGGGGTTCTCTGATGGGTGCATGTAGGAACCACATGAATTCTGATCTTGCAGAAGTTGCCGCGAAGAAGCTTGTCCAACTTGAACCCAAAAATGCTGGTCCCTTTGTCCTATTATCAAATATCTACGCGTCAAAAGGTAGATGGGGCGATGTTGCTACgctgaggaagaagatgaaatgTAGGAAGGTTAGCAAATCACCTGGTTGTAGTTGGATTGAGGTGGACAAAGAGGTGCATATGTTTACTGGTGGACAGAGCACACCGCACCCTGAACATATGTTGATTATTAGAACGTGGGAGAAGCTAAGTGGAATGTTAAGGGAAGCTGGATATAGCCCTGATGGAGCCTTTTCCCTCCATGATGTGGAAGAGGAAGAAAAGGCACAAAACTTAACACATCACAGTGAAAAGTTGGCTGTGGTGTTTGGACTTGTGAAATTACCTGAAGGGGTACCTATTCGAGTTATGAAAAACCTGAGGGTTTGTGGAGATTGTCATACGGCTATTAAATTAATCTCGAAGATTACTGGACGTGAGATTATCTTGAGGGATGCAAATAGATTTCATCATTTCAAAGATGGACTTTGCTCGTGTAATGATTATTGGTGA
- the LOC121769469 gene encoding pentatricopeptide repeat-containing protein At1g56690, mitochondrial-like isoform X1, whose amino-acid sequence MATVVVLKPLINIATASSKLDTIPFLFLNLRSFCCSSAAEAHIRKSLQCFRIKYRGYCSCTDMATASQITYYVRLGEIEMARKLFDRTPQKTIASWNSIISGYFQYCQPNEAQCLFDAMPEKNTVSWNGLISGYIKNRMVKKAREVFDLMPERERNVITWTAMVRGYVEEGLVSEAEALFWRMPMKNVISWTVMLNGLIREGRIDEAKIIYDLMPVKDVVAKTTMIGGLCSKGQLDEAREIFDCMKQKNVVSWTTMISGYVQNGKADIARKLFEVMPERNEVTWTAMLMGYVQCARTEDAWELFKAMPIKSVVACNAMVIGLGENGEVSRARKVFDLMREKDNGTWEAMIKIYERKGFELEALSLFRLMQSEGVKSHFPSLISILSVCATLATLDHGKQIHAQVLRSKFDDDVYLSSTLMTMYMKCGDVVKAKVIFDRSSCKDIVMWNSLITGYAQHGLGDEALQVFREMYSSGIHADDITFIGVLSGCSYSGKVKEGKEIFDSMKSKYKIEPTTAHYACMVDMLGRAGQLNEAYNLINEMTVEADAIVWGSLMGACRNHMNSDLAEVAAKKLVQLEPKNAGPFVLLSNIYASKGRWGDVATLRKKMKCRKVSKSPGCSWIEVDKEVHMFTGGQSTPHPEHMLIIRTWEKLSGMLREAGYSPDGAFSLHDVEEEEKAQNLTHHSEKLAVVFGLVKLPEGVPIRVMKNLRVCGDCHTAIKLISKITGREIILRDANRFHHFKDGLCSCNDYW is encoded by the exons ATGGCGACTGTTGTGGTGCTTAAGCCGCTGATCAACATTGCAACTGCTTCGTCTAAACTCGACACAATTCCCTTTCTCTTCTTAAACCTCCGATCCTTTTGTTGCTCCTCTGCCGCCGAAGCACATATCAGAAAG TCACTGCAGTGCTTCAGAATTAAATACAGAGGATATTGTTCTTGCACTGACATGGCAACTGCTTCTCAAATCACTTATTATGTCCGTCTGGGTGAAATTGAAATGGCACGAAAGTTGTTTGATCGAACTCCACAAAAAACTATTGCCTCATGGAACTCTATAATATCTGGCTACTTTCAGTACTGCCAGCCGAATGAAGCACAATGCTTGTTTGATGCAATGCCAGAAAAGAATACAGTTTCTTGGAATGGCTTGATTTCTGGGTACATTAAGAATAGGATGGTAAAGAAAGCTAGAGAAGTATTTGATCTAATGCCTGAAAGAGAAAGAAATGTCATAACCTGGACTGCCATGGTTAGGGGGTATGTGGAAGAAGGTTTGGTTTCGGAGGCGGAGGCATTATTTTGGCGGATGCCAATGAAGAATGTTATATCGTGGACAGTAATGTTGAATGGGCTGATCCGTGAAGGCAGgattgatgaggctaaaataATTTATGATCTGATGCCTGTGAAGGATGTTGTCGCCAAAACTACTATGATAGGAGGGCTATGCTCAAAAGGTCAGTTGGATGAGGCACGGGAGATATTTGATTGCATGAAGCAGAAAAATGTAGTTTCTTGGACAACGATGATTTCAGGATATGTACAGAATGGGAAGGCAGATATCGCTAGGAAACTCTTTGAGGTCATGCCTGAAAGAAATGAGGTAACTTGGACGGCAATGCTTATGGGCTACGTTCAATGTGCGAGGACTGAGGATGCCTGGGAGCTTTTCAAGGCTATGCCAATCAAATCAGTTGTTGCTTGCAATGCAATGGTTATTGGGTTGGGAGAGAATGGGGAAGTTTCTAGAGCAAGGAAAGTTTTTGACCTGATGAGGGAAAAGGATAATGGGACCTGGGAGGCTATGATTAAGATTTATGAGCGGAAAGGATTTGAATTAGAAGCACTTAGTCTTTTTCGTCTGATGCAGAGCGAGGGAGTCAAGTCACATTTCCCATCACTAATCAGTATTCTTTCAGTTTGTGCCACTCTTGCCACTCTAGATCATGGTAAACAGATACATGCCCAAGTATTGAGGTCCAAGTTTGATGATGATGTATATTTGTCATCTACTTTGATGACTATGTATATGAAATGTGGTGATGTTGTCAAGGCGAAAGTAATATTTGATAGATCTTCTTGCAAGGATATAGTGATGTGGAACTCTCTTATTACAGGTTATGCCCAACATGGTTTAGGAGATGAGGCGCTACAAGTGTTCAGAGAAATGTATTCATCAGGTATCCATGCAGATGATATAACATTCATCGGAGTTCTATCTGGTTGCAGTTACAGTGGAAAAGTGAAGGAAGGGAAGGAAATATTTGATTCCATGAAGTCAAAATATAAGATTGAGCCAACCACTGCGCACTATGCTTGCATGGTTGATATGCTTGGGCGAGCTGGCCAACTGAATGAGGCTTAtaatttgataaatgaaatgaCTGTAGAGGCAGATGCCATTGTTTGGGGTTCTCTGATGGGTGCATGTAGGAACCACATGAATTCTGATCTTGCAGAAGTTGCCGCGAAGAAGCTTGTCCAACTTGAACCCAAAAATGCTGGTCCCTTTGTCCTATTATCAAATATCTACGCGTCAAAAGGTAGATGGGGCGATGTTGCTACgctgaggaagaagatgaaatgTAGGAAGGTTAGCAAATCACCTGGTTGTAGTTGGATTGAGGTGGACAAAGAGGTGCATATGTTTACTGGTGGACAGAGCACACCGCACCCTGAACATATGTTGATTATTAGAACGTGGGAGAAGCTAAGTGGAATGTTAAGGGAAGCTGGATATAGCCCTGATGGAGCCTTTTCCCTCCATGATGTGGAAGAGGAAGAAAAGGCACAAAACTTAACACATCACAGTGAAAAGTTGGCTGTGGTGTTTGGACTTGTGAAATTACCTGAAGGGGTACCTATTCGAGTTATGAAAAACCTGAGGGTTTGTGGAGATTGTCATACGGCTATTAAATTAATCTCGAAGATTACTGGACGTGAGATTATCTTGAGGGATGCAAATAGATTTCATCATTTCAAAGATGGACTTTGCTCGTGTAATGATTATTGGTGA